In Setaria italica strain Yugu1 chromosome I, Setaria_italica_v2.0, whole genome shotgun sequence, the genomic window TTGAGCTGGTATGGCGCAAATGGCACGGCCAACAAGAGCAACGGACCATGCACAATTGCACAACGTAAGATCGGTTTGGTTGCAAGAATCGTTTTGATTATTACTAGAATCAGCAAAATATTTGCCAAAACGGTGAAAACAACTAATATTTTTCCTTGAATCGCCTTGAAACATTTCTCATTTTAATAATGGAATCACCAAACAGGTGTTTGTCAGCGATTCTAATTTTTGATAGCCATCTTTTTAACAAGCACCTTGAAACGTTTCTCATTTGAATGGAATCTCCAAAGAGGTGTATTTCACCGATTCTAATTCGTTTAAGGGAGAAtctgaataaaaaaatattgatagcCAAAAGATTTTAACAAGTGATTTTGTAACAAAGTGATTTTGATTCagcataaaaatattttaaagaaGAATTTGGAACTAAAACGTTCATGCCTTGCGCGATAAATTCCCACCTCTACAAATTACCATATCACACTGGAAATTCGACAATTCCTCCTTCGGCTAGACCCGATCACGAGCCACCCGACCCGACAAACCCGATCCGACCTGCCCGAAAAAACCCAATCCAACCTGACCCGACTAGAACATCACATGGGCTCGGGCCTATTTATTTGACCCGAGGTGATTTTCGGGTCGGGAGCGGGTCAGAATTGTAGCCCACGGGCCGACCCGACGGCCCGAAAATACACCACCAGGCCAACACTTTCATGTCTCTTCCTTCATACAACCCACCACATCTCGAAACACTCTATACGGCCCAACAACCCCAATACGGCCCAACGAACAACAATTTTAACGTGCACATGGCCTTCCAGGCTCGGAGGTTCCCAGTTCCCACCGTCAGTCAACATTTATCCTATCCGACTCATTATTCCCTCAACCGTATCTCCCCGAGCGAGCACTAGGCAGGCGGCCATCCAGGTCCGAGCGACCCCAAGCCGCAAGCAGCCAAGCACCCCGTCTCCCTTCTCATCCAGCGCCCCCCAAGTCACCCCGTTTCGCATCTCCAGCTGCCCCAACTCCCCAAGCCaccaggcggcgccggcggtggctcACAGCTCGCAGCTTGCATTCGTCGAACAAGGCATGGCAACGCGACGATAGTTGTGGAAgcgagcaacagcagcagcgtGGAGCAGTTGAAGCGGGCGACGGGGCAGTGCGCAGTGCGCGTAGGAAAGGCGTCGGGCTGGCCCACGGGTCGCCGGGCCAGCCTCGGGTCGGGCGCAGGCCGTGATTTTCAGCTCGATGCTCAGGTCGGGTCGGGCACGGGCCAGCGAAAGCAACCATCGGGTTTTGATTGGCCCGACCCGAACCCAACCCGAACCGGTGGATGATCAGGTCCACCTTCAGCACACAGGTTGTGCGCCGCCGGTCTACCTGCAGGTTGCAGCGAAAAGGACACTTCAATCACGGAGGAAGCAACGGAGGCCATGGCCATCGATGATCTCGAGATTCCCAGGTCTCTTTAAGTTCCGCGGCGTCGCGAGCCCACGGAACCACCGCTccttccaccaccaccgccacccgccgccccctcccgcccccgccaccatgtCCGACCTCCGCCCGccggagcaccaggtcgccggcCACCGCGCCTCCGCCAGCAAGCTGGGCCCGGTCGTCGACGGCTCCGGCCTCTTCTACAAGCCGCTCCAGGCCGGCGATCGCGGGGAGCACGAGCTCGCCTTCTACGAGGCCTTctccgcccacgccgccgtcccgccccgCATCCGGGACGCCTTCTTCCCGCGGTTCCACGGCAcgcgcctcctccccaccgAGGCGCGGCCCGGGGAGCCGCACCCGCACCTCGTCCTCGACGACCTCCTCGCGGGCCTCGAGGCGCCCTCCGTCGCCGACATCAAGATCGGCGCCATCACGTGGCCGCCCAGCTCGCCGGAGCCCTACGTCGCCAAGTGCCTCGCCAAGGACCGCGGGACCACCAGCGTCCTCCTCGGCTTCCGCGTCTCCGGCGTCCGCGTCGTGGGCCCCGGGGGCGCCGTGTGGCGAACGGAGCGCCCGGAGGTGAAGGCGCTGGACACCGCCGGCGTCCGCCGCATGCTGCGGCGTTACGTGTCGTCCGATTCCGGCGAGGTGGTGGACTgcgcgctcgccgcggcggtgtACGGCGGGGAAGGGGGCGTCCTGTCGCAGCTGCGCGAGCTCAAGGCGTGGTTCGAGGAGCAGACTCTGTTCCACTTCTACTCAGCGTCGATTCTTCTGGGCTATGATGCCAATGCGGTGTCAGCAACCGGAGTTGGGGGTGGGGTGAGGGTGAAGCTGGTGGACTTTGCTCATGTCGCCGAGGGTGATGGGGTGATTGATCACAACTTCCTGGGCGGGCTCTGCTCGCTGATTAAGTTCATTTCTGAGATTGTTTCGGAGACTCCTGATACGCCGCCATTGGGTCCTTAAGAGGAGGACATCTTGGCATTTGGGAGTTGATGACAAAGGTAAAAGCTCATCCTATATCTGTTCGTTGTTCCTTTTTGTTTATTAGATTTGCTGCTTTATATGGATGATAATAGGAGATGTAGGTTCATGGATATAAAGTGGAAGGGGAGATTTGTTCATCGCTTAGATGTTATCTTGCTATGGGTGGAGAAGATAAAGCAAATGGAAAGATTTTCTGATGTCACTTTGGTCATCAAATCAGCTACGATGTTCGATTATCTAAAGATGAGATTATAATATTGTCACTTGTGCAAAAGCTAGGGTACCAAAAGAAATAATTGATTATGCATCTGCAGATGTTAGTGAAAGATTGTGGTAGCTTTAGGCATCTCCCGAACTATATAAAAGTTAAATGATGACAAGAACATGCTATTCACAAGTGAAGGCATTTGTTCTGAGTActttttttccttgatttttGAGTGGTATGCGGAACATGAAAAGTTCAGGTAGAGGGTATCAGAGTCTTGGAATTAGAGTATACTAGAAagcaggcgcggctttgccgaTCCACTGTCGGTGTGAATCAGCCTATTCTTTTAGTTCCAGCATTTTCTTTTGATGCTCTCAACACTGCCTGTTGGTGCAATGGTTGTTCTGAACTGGTATAAACATTCGTTCTCAAAGTGTTTCAATAAAATTGTTAGAACCTGTAAAATGGAGAAAGGATTAAAGTGGCAGACTACAAAAGCCATGAAGGCAAAGTTTGATACAGAACATTTGTAATTCAGGTGGTCAGTACTGATCAAATACATGACGTTATCTTTTGGTTTCTGACCTAACTAAATATAGTGTTGCAAAACTGGAAAGCAGGGTAGCCCAGCTAATTGAGTTAGCAATTGATACAAAATAGATATCAGTTGAGCAAGGAAACTCAGAGCCAAGTCAGGAGCACTTGGACAAGAAGCAGCACTTATAGATCATGCAGAATAATGAGCTGAAAAGATTCTATTATAGTATTACAACCTACGAACAAACTGCAAACTAAATGTGGATTGCGTTAGAATTGAGAAAGCTGAAGCGAAAGTAGTAGGAAACTAAAACAATAATTAATTAGTGGTCGCTAAATAGTAAACAGTCTAATATTGTCATTTACATTTTTTTCCAAAAGCAACAAGATGATATATGTATTTTTTCCAAAACTCTCACATGGACAAAGCACATTCACACTGTTTCAGTGCAATGTAGGATCCCAAAAAATCAATAAGCCAAAAGTAATTAAGGAAAACTGTTTGATTTACTGATCCATGACTTGATTTTGTGTGCTCTTATAACAGAGTGGTGTTTGCAGATAGCTAGTAGACAAAAGCGGTAAAATTAACTATTCAGAAATTGCAGTGCTAACACAGAACATTCACAGTatttttttcattccttttcttCACAAAGATACTCAGTTAGTATGGCTGTGCAGGTAGGGGCTGCATTCCTTACGACAGATGCAATGACAAAATTGTAGATGACCAATGTAAATGCAGAAATGTGTTTTCACCAAGGACGAAAAGATTGATAAACCCATCAACGTGAAATCATCAGAGGGCTAAACTGAAGTCCATCACAGAGGAAAACACACATGAATATGCTAACCGGTACGTTCACAGTCAAATTTGCACCTACATTATTATAATCTATTATCAATGCCAGGCTATGAATATTGGGGGTAAACTACTTCTGAGTGGGGGAAAGCAACTTTTGGGAACAAGGGACCATGGCAAGTCGCACAATGCAAGACATAGCAAGTAGGGGCCTCGCTTAATTCCAGCAGCAGAGATGGTCATATTAATAGTTCACACAAATATTTGAAGCAGCTAATTATAGTGTAATACTGTAACTGGAAACAATTAATAACATAAAAAAATGCCATCATCATAATTTTCGAATACTTCACAAAGCTGCTCATATTGGGGAGCAAATGGCATGCCAGTACCATAAACAACTAAGCTAAGAAACAAACTGGAAGAATAAACAGTTTGAAATCGAAGGTATACTGCACTCACCATTTTATCAGAAAAGCATGAGCAAAGTCTGCAGCGGGAACTTTGTACTGCAATAGTTGGACAAGTCCTCAAGGCTACACCTGAGGAGATCGATCACCATCACATTGTACTACCCCTTGACACAAAATCGCTTCAAGCACAATGCCAGCTGTAACAAAAGGTCAATGCAACTCCACCGTGCTAGACGTGTAGGCTTTATGACA contains:
- the LOC101764096 gene encoding inositol polyphosphate multikinase IPK2, whose amino-acid sequence is MISRFPGLFKFRGVASPRNHRSFHHHRHPPPPPAPATMSDLRPPEHQVAGHRASASKLGPVVDGSGLFYKPLQAGDRGEHELAFYEAFSAHAAVPPRIRDAFFPRFHGTRLLPTEARPGEPHPHLVLDDLLAGLEAPSVADIKIGAITWPPSSPEPYVAKCLAKDRGTTSVLLGFRVSGVRVVGPGGAVWRTERPEVKALDTAGVRRMLRRYVSSDSGEVVDCALAAAVYGGEGGVLSQLRELKAWFEEQTLFHFYSASILLGYDANAVSATGVGGGVRVKLVDFAHVAEGDGVIDHNFLGGLCSLIKFISEIVSETPDTPPLGP